One window from the genome of Pedobacter schmidteae encodes:
- a CDS encoding TonB-dependent receptor has protein sequence MKLIFVIMTTFLMQVSASSSAQLVSLKENNIGIRSVFDKIRKQTGYIVLYKSDHVKRSTALNVNLQNVPLKEALRIILKDQNLDFEIKNKSIILSRKPEPITQKLIEEIKQEFDIRGEVKDGSGKAIPGASVKVKGTNKTAKTNEKGEFLLEGIAENSIIEVTCIGFKTLQVPVTKERYLSVKLEEDVTGLNQVVVVGYGTQKKVNLTGSVQVVEGAKLKNRPTNNVTQALQGTVSGVNFSYGNGGFEPGASPAMQIRGQGKPYVIIDGTAGDINTIDPNDIDNISVLKDAAASAIYGARAPYGVLIITTKSGKQNQKIQVEASANSGITSIINKPKMVDSYTFVRAMNEFHDNQGVARLFAEGTIDRIIARKNDPSLPETVPDPSNPTKWATYQLSNGNNDWVDIHFGNGRRNQENVSVKGGGKDAAYFISAGHAYEKGILKMAEDNYSRINLNSKIDLNLNSWWKLTSNTRITEENRINPVYNGEGNYAMVIHHILRTHPNQYLKSPNGEYSALSRVPLMRTGSEKTTKRELLQRLATEITPVKGWSINADYSVSLPFRQFVGENLTAYEDQVDGTLTPIASTVPSYITKSKSNASYKSLNVFSSYKFDLAEDHHFAFLGGYQQESNRYDYMRGLKRELITPEVPSITTATGEMQVIDTLTHWATQGYFLRFNYNYQDKYLLEVNTRYDGTSKFAKHHRWGWFPSFSVGWNISNEKFWTNMSKHINSLKLRGSWGSLGNQDVAAYQDLALLGVQTNLNWILNSKRPPYTTAPNLINPDLTWESSKTIDFGIDMAVFNNKLQVTFDYYQRLTFNRLGPAQALPAVLGATVPRENNSELRTRGWDASLTWRDKIGSDFNYSVTGMLFDNTSVVTKYNNPTGILTTDYTGKTVGEIWGYETVGLIQTQERADFMNSSKMQNFINAQVWRTGDVEYRDLNNDGVINNGKNTVDDHGDRRVIGNTTPRYQFGLNLSASYKNLDISVFLQGTAKRDLWLTGNMFWGFNNWNQTSLFPNHLDYYRDAEETKYSGLGPNTDAYFPRPYSTAATYVKNQQVQTRYLQNGAYIRLKNLQIGYTLPKTAISKVGLSKARLYFSGENIWTSSKVPVGFDPETANVGEFGNGKSIFSQAIWAMGLNISF, from the coding sequence ATGAAGTTGATTTTCGTCATCATGACAACTTTTTTGATGCAGGTTAGCGCATCATCTTCAGCACAATTGGTATCGCTGAAGGAAAATAATATTGGCATACGCTCTGTATTCGATAAGATCAGAAAGCAAACAGGTTATATCGTGCTTTACAAGTCCGATCACGTGAAAAGGAGTACCGCCTTAAATGTTAATCTACAGAATGTTCCACTTAAAGAAGCGCTGAGGATTATTTTAAAAGACCAGAATTTAGACTTCGAGATCAAAAACAAATCCATCATCCTAAGCAGGAAACCGGAGCCCATAACCCAAAAACTAATCGAGGAAATTAAGCAGGAATTCGACATCAGGGGTGAGGTTAAGGATGGTAGTGGTAAGGCCATCCCTGGCGCATCTGTAAAGGTAAAAGGAACCAATAAAACTGCTAAAACTAATGAAAAAGGTGAGTTTTTGCTGGAAGGCATTGCCGAGAACTCCATTATAGAAGTGACTTGTATTGGCTTCAAAACCCTACAGGTCCCGGTAACAAAAGAACGCTATTTAAGTGTGAAACTGGAAGAGGATGTGACTGGCTTAAACCAGGTTGTTGTGGTGGGATACGGCACTCAAAAGAAGGTAAACCTTACAGGCTCCGTTCAGGTAGTAGAGGGGGCAAAGCTGAAGAACCGACCAACCAACAATGTTACCCAGGCCTTGCAGGGTACGGTTTCTGGTGTAAACTTCAGCTACGGCAATGGTGGTTTTGAACCAGGTGCCAGTCCCGCGATGCAAATACGGGGGCAGGGAAAACCTTATGTGATTATCGATGGAACAGCCGGCGATATCAATACGATTGACCCAAATGATATAGACAACATATCGGTGCTGAAGGATGCGGCTGCATCTGCCATTTATGGTGCAAGGGCACCTTATGGCGTATTGATCATTACTACTAAATCTGGAAAACAGAATCAGAAAATTCAGGTTGAGGCATCAGCCAATTCCGGCATTACGTCAATTATCAATAAACCAAAGATGGTTGATTCCTATACGTTTGTAAGAGCAATGAATGAATTCCACGACAATCAGGGCGTGGCGAGGCTATTTGCTGAAGGAACAATAGACCGGATTATTGCAAGAAAAAATGACCCCAGCTTACCTGAAACTGTACCCGATCCAAGTAACCCTACCAAATGGGCAACATACCAGCTGTCAAACGGCAACAACGACTGGGTCGACATTCATTTCGGCAATGGACGCCGGAATCAGGAAAATGTCTCTGTAAAAGGAGGTGGCAAAGATGCGGCTTATTTCATATCTGCAGGACATGCTTATGAGAAAGGCATTTTAAAAATGGCTGAGGATAACTATAGCCGCATCAACCTCAACTCAAAAATAGATTTAAATTTAAACAGCTGGTGGAAGTTAACTTCAAATACGCGTATCACAGAAGAAAACAGGATAAATCCGGTATACAATGGCGAGGGTAACTACGCAATGGTGATCCATCATATATTGCGTACCCACCCAAATCAGTATTTAAAATCGCCTAACGGAGAATATTCAGCTTTGTCGAGAGTGCCGCTAATGCGTACAGGTAGCGAAAAAACTACAAAACGAGAGCTTCTGCAACGACTTGCAACAGAAATTACCCCGGTAAAAGGCTGGTCTATCAATGCCGATTATTCTGTTTCACTTCCATTTAGACAGTTTGTGGGTGAGAACCTCACAGCTTACGAAGATCAGGTAGATGGAACCCTTACACCCATTGCCTCCACAGTTCCTTCTTACATCACAAAATCCAAGTCAAATGCAAGCTACAAATCCCTGAATGTGTTCTCATCTTACAAATTTGACTTAGCAGAAGATCACCATTTTGCATTTTTGGGAGGTTACCAGCAAGAATCCAACCGGTACGATTACATGAGGGGGCTTAAACGCGAACTGATCACTCCCGAAGTACCGTCTATCACAACGGCTACCGGAGAGATGCAGGTGATTGATACACTTACCCACTGGGCAACGCAGGGGTATTTTTTAAGGTTTAACTACAACTATCAGGACAAATATTTGCTGGAAGTAAACACCCGGTACGATGGTACTTCAAAATTTGCGAAACATCATCGCTGGGGCTGGTTCCCTTCTTTTTCTGTCGGATGGAATATTTCGAATGAGAAATTCTGGACCAATATGTCAAAACATATAAACAGCTTAAAGCTGAGGGGGTCATGGGGTAGTTTAGGTAATCAGGATGTGGCTGCCTACCAGGATCTTGCCCTTCTGGGGGTACAGACAAACTTAAACTGGATCCTCAATTCCAAACGCCCTCCATACACTACTGCACCTAACCTGATCAACCCCGATCTGACCTGGGAGTCTTCAAAAACCATTGATTTTGGAATTGATATGGCCGTGTTCAACAACAAATTGCAGGTTACTTTTGACTACTATCAACGGTTAACATTTAACCGGCTTGGACCTGCGCAGGCCCTTCCAGCTGTTCTGGGAGCTACCGTACCGCGCGAAAATAATTCAGAACTACGCACCCGGGGCTGGGATGCTTCATTAACCTGGAGAGACAAGATTGGTAGTGATTTCAATTACAGTGTAACAGGAATGCTTTTTGACAATACCAGCGTTGTAACCAAATACAATAATCCAACTGGTATATTAACCACTGATTATACAGGAAAAACAGTAGGCGAAATATGGGGTTACGAAACTGTAGGGCTTATTCAAACTCAGGAACGTGCCGATTTTATGAATTCGAGCAAAATGCAGAATTTTATCAATGCCCAGGTGTGGCGCACTGGTGATGTTGAATATAGAGACCTCAATAATGATGGCGTAATCAATAACGGAAAAAACACGGTAGACGACCACGGAGACCGGAGAGTTATCGGAAACACCACACCACGATATCAGTTCGGATTAAACCTTTCTGCAAGCTACAAGAACCTGGATATATCTGTTTTCCTTCAGGGTACAGCTAAACGCGATCTGTGGTTAACCGGAAACATGTTCTGGGGCTTTAACAACTGGAACCAAACCTCATTATTCCCAAATCACCTGGATTATTATCGAGATGCGGAGGAGACCAAGTATTCGGGCTTAGGACCCAATACCGATGCTTATTTTCCACGTCCTTACAGTACTGCGGCCACCTATGTCAAAAATCAGCAGGTACAAACCCGTTATTTGCAAAATGGGGCATACATCAGGCTAAAAAACCTGCAGATTGGCTATACTTTGCCCAAAACTGCCATAAGTAAGGTAGGGTTGAGCAAAGCAAGGTTATATTTTTCGGGAGAGAACATTTGGACATCCAGTAAGGTACCGGTAGGCTTTGATCCTGAAACTGCCAATGTGGGCGAATTTGGTAATGGGAAGTCCATATTCTCACAAGCCATCTGGGCAATGGGCCTCAATATTTCGTTTTAA
- a CDS encoding RagB/SusD family nutrient uptake outer membrane protein — translation MKKNILLQVGLLCLILLGSCKKDYLDREPLIQVSNDAYWKTASDLEKYALQFYASFPSFGVVGSYTGLIGWDGTRGSDTQIIAVPSTIWNGSRSQSTSASATTTPATWWWADIQSVNVFFANYKKCKDPFNTYKHYLGEAHFFKAWFYFEKVVAYGDVPWFSDPLKTNSAELYKARDSRTVVVDSILWNLDKAFEYLNPLKTAVGGNNRLSKEAALLFKSRVALFEGSWQKYHKGTVFGTDGADPNKYFRASADAVEELMKSQYTTGIYSNGAPNDDYCKLFSLADQSNNREVLLWKKYDIGLQLGHSFQIYVSDRTAGNMLTLQQVQHYLSKAGTPYDYINVGKTVKGSSFLTKIGQDCDPRLAQTIWTPNTVMWDNGFGKGVFTKPFLDQSGETLNNTGFQIRKGNDPKDPQAGSGVSWNTNSTTGAIVFRYAEALLNYAEAKSELGEPVDYTKSLNLLRSRSGMPNFAVQSDPLRGTYADYGYPISNELQEIRRERTVELGCEGFRYTDLMRWRAHSLLLNKRPKGYSYDAAEWVGKKINYKTDPDGFLDPYQTQLPNGYQFKPGRDYLECIPTNEITLNPKLKPNPGW, via the coding sequence ATGAAAAAAAATATACTCTTGCAAGTTGGATTACTATGTTTGATCTTGCTTGGTTCTTGTAAAAAAGATTATCTGGACAGGGAACCCTTAATCCAGGTGTCAAATGATGCCTATTGGAAAACGGCCAGCGATCTGGAGAAATATGCACTTCAGTTTTATGCCAGTTTTCCATCTTTTGGTGTCGTCGGAAGTTATACCGGCCTGATCGGATGGGATGGCACCCGTGGCTCCGACACGCAGATCATCGCCGTACCCAGTACAATATGGAACGGATCACGTTCCCAGTCAACATCAGCTTCGGCCACAACCACACCGGCAACCTGGTGGTGGGCAGATATCCAAAGTGTTAATGTGTTTTTTGCGAACTACAAAAAATGTAAGGACCCTTTTAATACTTATAAGCATTATTTAGGCGAAGCTCATTTTTTCAAGGCGTGGTTCTATTTTGAAAAAGTTGTAGCCTATGGCGATGTACCCTGGTTCAGCGATCCCCTGAAAACAAATTCAGCCGAATTATACAAGGCACGCGATTCCAGAACAGTAGTTGTCGACTCTATCTTATGGAACCTGGACAAGGCCTTTGAATATTTAAATCCTTTGAAAACAGCCGTTGGTGGCAATAACCGTTTGAGCAAAGAGGCTGCATTGTTGTTCAAATCACGCGTGGCCTTATTTGAAGGTTCCTGGCAAAAATATCATAAGGGAACCGTTTTTGGAACCGATGGCGCCGATCCGAATAAGTATTTCAGGGCTTCCGCAGATGCGGTTGAAGAATTGATGAAATCCCAATACACTACGGGTATATATTCCAATGGAGCACCAAACGACGATTACTGCAAGCTATTTTCCCTGGCCGACCAATCTAATAACAGGGAGGTTTTGCTCTGGAAAAAATATGATATTGGTTTACAGCTGGGCCACTCTTTCCAGATCTACGTATCAGACCGTACAGCAGGAAATATGCTAACCCTTCAACAGGTACAGCATTATTTATCTAAGGCGGGTACGCCATACGATTATATCAATGTGGGCAAGACCGTTAAGGGCAGCAGTTTCTTAACTAAAATAGGTCAGGACTGTGATCCCCGACTGGCCCAGACCATCTGGACGCCAAATACGGTGATGTGGGATAACGGATTTGGAAAGGGCGTATTCACTAAGCCTTTCCTCGACCAATCTGGTGAAACCTTAAATAACACGGGGTTTCAGATCAGAAAAGGCAACGACCCCAAAGATCCGCAGGCCGGAAGTGGTGTGTCATGGAACACCAACAGCACAACCGGTGCAATTGTATTTCGCTATGCTGAAGCTTTATTAAACTATGCAGAAGCCAAATCAGAATTGGGCGAACCTGTAGACTATACCAAATCATTAAACCTGCTGCGCAGCCGTTCGGGGATGCCAAATTTTGCCGTGCAATCCGATCCTTTGCGCGGTACTTATGCCGATTATGGGTATCCTATTTCCAACGAATTGCAGGAGATACGCAGGGAGCGTACTGTAGAATTGGGATGTGAGGGCTTTCGTTATACCGATTTAATGCGCTGGCGGGCGCATAGCCTGCTGTTGAATAAAAGACCGAAAGGTTATTCCTATGATGCAGCAGAATGGGTAGGTAAAAAAATAAACTACAAGACCGATCCCGATGGTTTCCTGGATCCTTATCAAACCCAATTGCCCAACGGTTATCAGTTTAAACCGGGGCGCGATTACCTGGAATGCATCCCAACCAACGAAATTACACTCAATCCGAAATTAAAGCCAAACCCGGGTTGGTAA
- a CDS encoding metallophosphoesterase — protein MNKLAYLFTLIALAGSLSTKAQVPKPVLRIGLIADIQYANADTRGSRFYRNSLNKLRTCVEDFNQQKVQFSLNLGDIIDRDAKDLDSVLLILDKLKKPIYTTTGNHDYHGVTENKTLFTKLGMPSEYYSFEQKGWVFIMLNTNEVASYANVAGTWKEKELNTMIDSIKVAKGANGAEYNGGISSKQLKWVDSLLAKAQKQKQKVFIFSHHPLDFSRGFTALNSQQILQVITKYSCVKALFAGHHHSGDFGYHLSIPCITLEGMVETADKNAYGILEIYPDRFEVKGVGRTKSYKFPI, from the coding sequence ATGAACAAATTAGCCTATCTTTTTACCTTAATTGCTTTAGCGGGAAGCCTGTCCACTAAAGCACAGGTACCAAAACCGGTTTTGCGGATCGGTCTTATTGCCGATATTCAATATGCCAATGCCGACACCAGGGGCTCGCGTTTTTACCGAAATTCCTTAAACAAGTTGAGGACCTGCGTGGAAGATTTCAATCAGCAAAAGGTGCAGTTTTCGCTCAATCTGGGCGATATTATTGACAGGGACGCTAAGGATCTGGACTCTGTTTTGTTGATTTTAGACAAGCTGAAAAAGCCAATTTATACCACTACCGGAAACCATGATTATCATGGCGTAACAGAAAACAAAACCTTGTTTACCAAACTGGGCATGCCTTCCGAGTATTATTCTTTTGAGCAAAAAGGATGGGTTTTTATCATGCTCAATACTAATGAGGTAGCCTCGTACGCCAATGTTGCCGGTACCTGGAAGGAAAAGGAACTGAATACTATGATTGACAGTATTAAGGTTGCAAAGGGGGCCAATGGCGCAGAATACAACGGAGGGATTAGCAGCAAGCAGCTGAAGTGGGTTGACAGTTTGCTGGCCAAAGCACAAAAACAAAAGCAGAAAGTGTTTATTTTCTCGCATCATCCGCTCGATTTTTCGCGGGGCTTTACCGCGCTCAACAGTCAGCAGATTTTGCAGGTCATTACAAAATATTCCTGTGTCAAAGCCTTGTTTGCCGGACATCACCATAGTGGAGACTTTGGTTATCATCTGTCCATTCCTTGCATTACACTTGAGGGAATGGTAGAGACAGCCGACAAAAATGCATATGGCATCCTCGAGATTTACCCCGATCGATTTGAGGTAAAAGGAGTGGGGCGAACCAAATCCTATAAATTTCCAATTTAA
- a CDS encoding FN3 domain-containing metallophosphoesterase family protein produces MKENRRSFLKSGLVVGGLALLNPEKAISAPTDTSWEAFKIITGPYLQTNFGNSISILWITNKNGNSWVEYGEAPDQLNKKSFGKSDLGLKPAGRLNCVKLENLKPGVTYYYKIVSKEILDFQPYKLTYGETISGAVESFVNADINKGEVSFVMMNDIHDRPKSIPQLLDLDKGNKRDFVFFNGDVFDYQSDEKQIIDHMIQPCVDYFARKTPFIYVRGNHETRGSFAREFSGYFDHVANTAFTLGPVRFVILDTGEDKEDAHPVYAGIVDFDRYREEQAAWLENEINRKEFKNAAFRIVLMHIPPRYSGDAHGPVHCTQLFEPLMNRGKVDLVLSGHTHKYKIHPADRKLNNYPIIIGGGPKDGFRTLTRIVANKHHIEVSMLDDSGKEVGNYKVDKR; encoded by the coding sequence ATGAAAGAAAACAGAAGAAGTTTCTTAAAGAGCGGTCTTGTGGTTGGCGGACTGGCCTTATTGAATCCTGAAAAAGCCATTTCGGCCCCGACAGATACCTCCTGGGAAGCGTTTAAGATCATTACTGGGCCTTATTTACAGACCAATTTTGGCAACAGCATTTCCATTTTATGGATTACCAATAAAAACGGCAACAGCTGGGTGGAGTATGGTGAGGCGCCAGATCAATTGAATAAAAAATCTTTCGGAAAAAGCGACCTGGGATTAAAACCGGCTGGCCGCTTAAACTGTGTAAAGCTCGAAAATCTGAAACCAGGTGTTACCTATTATTATAAGATCGTATCGAAGGAAATTTTAGATTTCCAGCCCTATAAACTTACTTACGGAGAAACCATCTCAGGAGCGGTAGAAAGTTTTGTCAATGCCGATATCAATAAGGGAGAAGTTTCTTTTGTGATGATGAATGATATTCACGACAGGCCTAAGTCAATCCCTCAGTTGCTGGACCTTGACAAAGGAAATAAACGTGATTTTGTATTTTTTAATGGTGATGTTTTTGATTACCAGAGCGATGAAAAGCAGATTATAGATCATATGATCCAGCCTTGTGTGGATTATTTTGCCAGGAAAACTCCTTTTATTTATGTACGCGGAAACCATGAAACGAGGGGCAGCTTTGCGCGCGAATTTTCGGGCTATTTTGATCATGTAGCCAATACAGCTTTTACGCTGGGGCCTGTTCGTTTTGTGATTCTGGATACGGGCGAGGATAAGGAAGATGCACATCCCGTATATGCCGGCATTGTCGATTTTGACCGTTACCGCGAAGAGCAGGCGGCCTGGCTCGAAAACGAAATAAACCGCAAGGAATTCAAAAATGCGGCTTTCCGTATTGTACTGATGCATATCCCGCCCCGTTATTCGGGCGATGCCCATGGGCCGGTGCATTGCACGCAGTTGTTTGAACCTTTAATGAACCGCGGAAAGGTTGATTTGGTGCTGAGTGGTCATACCCATAAATATAAAATCCATCCGGCAGACCGTAAGTTGAATAACTATCCCATTATTATAGGTGGAGGTCCAAAGGATGGTTTCAGGACATTAACCCGAATTGTAGCCAATAAACATCATATTGAGGTCAGTATGCTGGATGATTCAGGTAAAGAGGTTGGTAATTACAAGGTAGATAAGAGATAA